The following are from one region of the Sorghum bicolor cultivar BTx623 chromosome 2, Sorghum_bicolor_NCBIv3, whole genome shotgun sequence genome:
- the LOC110432498 gene encoding uncharacterized protein LOC110432498 has product MEFAGEDSRTNRVPSNTKLKETISPLLILMMLIYPTLLGFVFVARLATFALIIPTPTVPGAVAGAPLSSDSDAGKLHGAADLWETAGAGALVRTGFAFTSIAFVHLFLACYLVLGPHGVFFLKTHRNGRVWAVVAMIAFWFTTTCFLLTYTSMARYGAHDLEWYFAAITSIVILVVTVLSVAHLTLRW; this is encoded by the exons ATGGAGTTTGCCGGAGAAGACAGCCGCACGAATCGAGTACCTTCCAATACCAAG TTAAAGGAGACTATTAGTCCGCTATTGATCCTCATGATGCTGATTTACCCAACTTTGCTCGGCTTCGTCTTCGTCGCACGACTGGCCACGTTTGCTCTCATCATCCCTACACCTACCGTCCCCGGCGCCGTCGCGGGCGCACCTCTGTCGTCCGACTCCGACGCAGGGAAGCTCCACGGCGCCGCCGACCTCTGGGAGACGGCAGGTGCGGGTGCTCTGGTTCGCACAGGATTTGCCTTCACCTCCATTGCCTTCGTCCATCTCTTTCTCGCCTGCTACCTCGTGCTAGGCCCTCACGGTGTTTTCTTCCTGAAGACTCATCGGAATGGACGTGTTTGGGCTGTCGTTGCCATGATAGCTTTCTGGTTCACTACCACATGTTTCTTGTTGACGTACACTAGCATGGCCAG GTATGGTGCTCATGACTTGGAGTGGTACTTTGCAGCAATCACCTCTATTGTCATCCTTGTCGTCACTGTGCTCTCAGT GGCCCATCTAACGCTGAGATGGTAG